A genomic stretch from Neodiprion fabricii isolate iyNeoFabr1 chromosome 3, iyNeoFabr1.1, whole genome shotgun sequence includes:
- the LOC124177184 gene encoding major royal jelly protein 1-like produces MDISIWFVSAVVLLTSVAGNAGATGLEIVYQWKYLDWVPPSVQLVGNNFTLGNAFTQDVDIDRKGRVFVTSPKWPEGVPIVLSTITDVNGPGGPLLEPYPDWTWHRFTDCNSIVTAYRIAIDEYNRLWVTDIGRIGAERVCPTKILVFDLFTDQLIHKYVIPDEHTLNGAAALVTPIVDIGDSPIDTFLYMADVDANGIVVYDFKSDYSWRINNTQSNAFGPDDEAMEITIVDDTFNLTDGTLGMSLSPKGFWSTRYLYFNSLASYYQKFTDTDSLKRAQYEEPIIFQSKKRRQSQAGPQATSRRGILFFQLVQHTALACWNIEKPFKPENVVVLAQDEVALQYISGIKVIVNHIGEEEVWFNTNRLQKTINNNRNPAETNYRIIKGKVDDLVRGTNCESSGPHTNYLDTSSWRRI; encoded by the exons ATGGATATCAGTATTTGGTTTGTCTCGGCAGTTGTACTGCTGACATCGGTGGCAGGAAACGCCGGAGCAACGGGGTTGGAAATCGTTTATCAATGGAAATACCTGGACTGGGTACCGCCGAGTgttcaattggtcgggaaTAACTTCACACTTGGAAACGCGTTTACCCAAGATGTTGACATCGATAGGAAGGGTCGTGTGTTTGTGACAAGTCCGAAGTGGCCGGAAGGTGTGCCAATAGTATTGTCAACTATCACCGACGTGAACGGACCAGGAGGTCCTCTGCTGGAACCTTATCCCGATTGGACGTGGCACAGATTCACCGACTGTAACAGTATTGTCACGGCTTACAGAATCGCG ATCGATGAGTACAATCGACTGTGGGTGACAGACATCGGTAGAATCGGTGCGGAACGAGTATGCCCAACCAAGATCCTCGTGTTCGATCTGTTTACTGATCAGCTGATACACAAGTACGTGATCCCAGATGAACATACGTTGAATGGAGCTGCAGCTCTTGTGACGCCCATTGTTGACATCGGAGATAGTCCCATCGATACTTTTCTGTACATGGCGGATGTAGATGCAAATGGGATTGTGGTTTATGATTTCAAAAGCGATTATTCCTGGAGAATCAACAACACCCAAAGCAATGCATTCGGCCCGGATGACGAGGCTATGGAGATAACTATCGTTGATGATACTTTCAATTTGACTGACGGCACTTTGGGTATGTCACTATCACCTAAGGGATTTTGGAGCACCAG ataCCTTTACTTCAATTCATTGGCAAGCTACTATCAAAAGTTTACGGATACGGATTCATTGAAGCGAGCACAATACGAGGAAcctatcatttttcaatcgaagAAACGGCGCCAAAGCCAAGCCGGTCCTCAGGCGACCTCGAGGAGAGGAATTTTATTCTTCCAGCTTGTACAACACACGGCACTCGCCTGCTGGAACATAGAGAAACCGTTCAAACCAGAGAACGTAGTTGTTTTAGCCCAGGACGAAGTGGCCTTGCAGTATATAAGCGGCATCAAGGTTATTGTCAACCACATTGGCGAAGAGGAGGTCTGGTTCAACACGAACAGGCTTCAAAAAACGATAAACAACAATCGTAACCCTGCCGAGACGAATTACAGAATAATAAAAGGAAAAGTTGACGACCTCGTCAGAGGTACGAATTGCGAATCGTCCGGTCCCCACACAAATTACCTGGATACATCATCTTGGCGTCGCATTTAA